One part of the Chryseobacterium sp. 7 genome encodes these proteins:
- a CDS encoding DUF11 domain-containing protein: MGILLMGSMLILTKAQSPGGIAPQLWYKADVITPVSGTVTTWNNSASGSYNLIQQGGASTVPAYNTNQINFNPSVRFDGTDDRLFTSGVPQNVTTSAAAPYQTSQYIVYRKLGASSNPLYSHSDGGGGTWNVGANSAGGMLITNRFVNTSAPAANEVRLQSLNGDSNAATAYLNGTAMSSSLGSGTASAGTQSFWIGAQGTNGFSNSDIAEIVIYNTTQTLGRPQIESYLTLKYGITKSGNYVASNGTTIYWNATTNTGYNNNITGIGRDNNSALYQKQSMSINPGQQILIGLTGMANTNTANTGILTDQQFLVVGDNGQAKTPSATISGIAGVNYRLGSVWKVQNTGIVGTVRVMWPQGLNNLKLVQNNLDPTFTVGNTVTDMSANTQTINGVVYNYADVSLANGQFFTLAAFVQAPGGVINNLQVWNKADFGTNTTAEGGTVTSWTNSAAAGGQLQALSGFSLHTAASTYMNLGSNFNPMVRMIQGAGLGMLNAFSTNVTTSGTGGTFYNVSKAGAGGTPTVGYNVQMNVSAATLSAAGSNIGEMGPYINSATSSGMFVFPGNVTTTNFFNPSTNNILGFAYTTGTAGAYPYKINGKSNPPSGSYNQLAFTGRNFHLNTDTDGGAERGGFDYQEVIGYERQVTAAEQNRIESYLAVKYGVTMDQTVATNYVATDASVIWDATVNAAYNQNITGIGRDDATALNQKQSQSINTGSQVAIGIGGALANTNALNVNSFSTDKQYVIWGDNGLARTLTVPFTGVSGVNLRFAAIWKVQNTASVGTVRVMWPQGITNLRLVQSSDAVFDNTDTVTNMSANTQVINGVTYNYADVTLTNGQFFTFAGFINAPAGVVAGLGYWYDAGVTATLTTWADRANGFTLNKNGGAVTLSSGDKNSNYNPFYTFSSTDYAHFTGVIDPVALGRLHTTFAVGAKSADIDPTYSHIFRFGLASGSGTLHRYGLGINTASNLATLHYIDNGGTINRQNTAFNAILNRMTLVGGQVSSIVSGNNKQVGFNGNFVTFSDAITADVNPNMQIGGSVFGFAGRIPEVAYYNVSLSTQDRDKVDSYFAIKYGITLIQPQNYLNSDATIVWNSATNNAFNNNIFGIARDVSGNLDQKVSHSINDNSILTASTINDFASPNSNVSRTSLADKGFMMFGDNNINTGTTAVNPVSCPALSDGLMRINKTWLVQETGTVGASYFEVDLSTYNINSEVSLYFADDSGFTTNTGISPAVSISGGKAVFYYNFKNGQYFTVVGKVGPAACQTCLGGKQTLQNGMAWFNGGATGATNNALNNVPLNGAAPASGALSADISVTYPSGVEWIPTIFPRMYGTWTQLSRYDNMSGAAGKVSYTVNLKDISGTKAAKASFQIAGITKLAGQSTVVKVIGYCGANQITPKMNYAYNSTPALNNQLRRYTIDASTGTATGTQPYLDITDFATVNVDFEKPVEKIVIEWTIDRSPVFSKVDYLYIGDMSFVCDNPIEPVPDNINIIASYIENQLPTCEDATLKLNIKNNNCSSKTIDINNVLPAGLQYVANSYVGLGTEAPTYAGQNFLLNDLTVPSGNSYIYIQVRPSGAGTYATHFNFTVDGGINNPNPYRSDDDSGAAGYQDTSITYTASTAIVKPTVTKSVDRCFGTTSTELEYTVNITNNDTNPITNVEFTDNLDAAQTYIAGSLIQTNFTANGTAVFDGDQVYISGMSIAAGQTAVVKFKVNTNTSAAIAYTDVDGSKYFNNLASVVVNPQSQCGASNSVSSNLLKVLACTFCTKDPNTSPADLFTKIGITIQTKQNGWPENLPNGAVALESKTRGFVITRSQSSAIVNPVEGMLMYDTVDKCMKLYNGTSWNCIVRSCNE; this comes from the coding sequence ATGGGTATACTCCTAATGGGGAGTATGCTCATACTCACAAAAGCTCAAAGTCCCGGCGGAATAGCTCCCCAGCTTTGGTATAAAGCTGACGTTATAACACCCGTTTCAGGAACTGTTACTACATGGAACAACAGTGCTTCCGGGTCCTATAATTTAATACAGCAAGGTGGTGCCAGTACTGTGCCGGCTTATAATACAAACCAGATCAATTTTAATCCTTCTGTAAGGTTTGATGGTACAGATGACCGCTTATTTACTTCCGGAGTTCCGCAAAATGTAACAACTTCTGCGGCAGCTCCTTATCAAACATCCCAATACATTGTTTACAGAAAATTGGGAGCGTCTTCAAATCCGCTTTACAGTCATTCTGATGGGGGCGGAGGAACATGGAATGTAGGAGCAAACTCTGCAGGAGGTATGCTGATCACTAACCGATTTGTAAACACGTCTGCCCCTGCTGCAAATGAAGTTCGGCTACAGTCACTGAATGGAGATTCAAATGCGGCTACAGCCTATCTTAACGGAACTGCAATGTCTTCTTCATTAGGTTCGGGCACTGCTTCTGCCGGGACCCAAAGTTTCTGGATAGGAGCTCAGGGAACTAACGGATTTTCAAATTCCGACATTGCGGAAATTGTAATTTATAATACCACACAGACATTAGGACGTCCCCAGATAGAAAGCTATCTTACGCTGAAGTATGGAATTACAAAATCAGGCAATTATGTTGCTTCAAACGGGACAACAATTTATTGGAATGCTACAACAAATACTGGTTATAATAATAACATTACAGGTATTGGGAGAGATAATAATTCTGCGCTTTATCAAAAGCAGTCTATGAGTATAAACCCGGGACAGCAAATTTTGATTGGTCTTACAGGAATGGCTAATACAAATACCGCCAATACCGGTATACTCACTGATCAGCAGTTTCTTGTTGTAGGAGATAACGGACAGGCAAAAACACCTTCAGCTACAATCAGTGGTATTGCAGGAGTCAATTATCGTTTGGGTTCTGTCTGGAAAGTACAGAATACCGGAATAGTAGGGACAGTAAGAGTAATGTGGCCTCAGGGATTAAATAATTTAAAACTTGTTCAGAATAATCTGGATCCCACCTTTACAGTAGGAAATACTGTTACTGATATGTCAGCCAATACACAGACTATCAATGGAGTTGTTTATAATTACGCTGATGTGTCTCTGGCTAACGGACAGTTTTTTACTTTAGCAGCTTTTGTACAGGCTCCGGGAGGTGTTATTAATAACCTTCAGGTTTGGAATAAAGCTGACTTTGGAACAAATACAACAGCAGAAGGTGGTACCGTTACATCCTGGACTAATTCTGCGGCGGCCGGAGGACAGCTTCAGGCATTATCCGGATTTTCTTTACATACGGCTGCTTCTACTTACATGAATTTAGGATCTAATTTCAACCCTATGGTAAGGATGATTCAGGGTGCGGGATTAGGAATGCTTAATGCTTTTTCTACCAATGTAACAACATCTGGAACGGGAGGAACGTTTTATAATGTCTCCAAAGCCGGAGCAGGTGGTACGCCTACAGTAGGTTACAATGTACAGATGAATGTAAGTGCAGCAACATTAAGTGCCGCAGGTTCAAATATAGGAGAAATGGGCCCATATATTAATAGTGCCACATCTTCAGGAATGTTTGTGTTTCCCGGAAACGTCACAACCACTAATTTCTTTAATCCATCTACTAATAATATTTTAGGATTTGCCTATACTACAGGTACGGCAGGCGCCTATCCTTATAAGATAAATGGTAAAAGTAATCCTCCATCCGGCAGTTATAACCAGCTTGCATTTACAGGCAGAAATTTCCATCTGAATACAGATACAGATGGTGGCGCCGAAAGAGGAGGGTTTGACTATCAGGAGGTAATTGGTTATGAAAGACAAGTAACTGCAGCCGAACAAAACAGGATTGAAAGTTATTTAGCTGTAAAATATGGTGTTACAATGGATCAGACTGTTGCTACAAATTATGTTGCTACTGATGCAAGTGTAATTTGGGATGCTACGGTCAATGCTGCTTACAATCAAAACATTACCGGTATAGGCCGGGATGATGCCACAGCATTAAATCAAAAACAATCTCAAAGTATCAACACGGGTTCCCAGGTTGCTATAGGAATTGGTGGCGCATTAGCCAATACAAATGCATTAAATGTGAACAGTTTCTCTACAGATAAGCAATATGTAATCTGGGGAGATAATGGTTTGGCAAGAACATTAACGGTTCCATTTACAGGAGTTTCTGGAGTTAATTTACGCTTTGCAGCCATTTGGAAGGTTCAGAATACAGCTTCAGTGGGAACCGTAAGAGTAATGTGGCCACAAGGTATCACAAACCTGAGATTGGTTCAAAGCTCCGATGCCGTTTTTGATAATACAGATACGGTTACCAATATGTCGGCCAATACACAGGTTATCAATGGTGTAACATACAATTATGCAGATGTAACATTGACGAATGGCCAGTTCTTTACCTTTGCAGGGTTCATCAATGCTCCGGCGGGTGTTGTAGCAGGATTGGGGTATTGGTATGATGCAGGGGTTACTGCTACTCTTACCACCTGGGCTGATAGAGCAAACGGATTTACTTTGAATAAAAATGGTGGAGCAGTGACATTATCCAGCGGTGATAAAAATAGTAACTACAACCCATTCTACACATTCTCTTCAACAGATTATGCGCACTTTACAGGGGTTATAGACCCTGTAGCATTGGGCAGATTGCATACAACTTTCGCTGTAGGAGCAAAATCAGCAGATATTGACCCTACTTATAGCCATATTTTCAGATTTGGATTAGCGAGCGGAAGTGGAACTCTTCACAGGTATGGTTTAGGGATTAATACAGCTAGTAATCTTGCTACTCTTCACTATATCGATAATGGAGGTACCATCAACAGGCAAAATACAGCCTTCAATGCTATTTTAAATAGAATGACATTAGTGGGAGGGCAAGTAAGCTCAATTGTTAGCGGTAATAATAAGCAGGTTGGTTTCAATGGTAATTTTGTTACTTTTTCGGATGCTATAACTGCCGATGTTAATCCGAATATGCAAATTGGAGGAAGTGTCTTTGGTTTCGCAGGAAGAATACCCGAAGTTGCATATTATAACGTAAGCTTATCAACACAGGACAGAGACAAGGTGGATTCTTATTTTGCCATAAAATATGGTATTACATTAATCCAGCCTCAAAATTATCTTAATTCTGATGCTACCATTGTTTGGAACTCTGCTACCAATAATGCTTTCAACAACAATATCTTTGGTATTGCAAGAGATGTTAGTGGTAATTTAGACCAGAAAGTTTCTCACAGTATTAATGACAACAGCATTCTTACTGCATCTACTATTAATGATTTTGCGTCACCAAATTCTAATGTTAGCAGAACATCATTGGCCGATAAAGGATTTATGATGTTTGGTGATAATAATATCAATACAGGAACTACGGCTGTAAATCCTGTGAGCTGTCCTGCTTTGTCAGACGGTCTTATGAGAATCAACAAAACTTGGCTTGTTCAGGAAACAGGAACCGTTGGGGCTTCTTATTTTGAGGTAGATTTATCCACTTATAATATTAATAGCGAAGTTTCTCTATACTTTGCAGATGACAGCGGTTTCACAACCAACACAGGAATTTCTCCTGCAGTATCAATTTCCGGAGGTAAAGCTGTTTTTTATTATAATTTTAAAAACGGACAGTACTTTACAGTAGTTGGAAAAGTTGGACCTGCAGCATGCCAGACATGTTTGGGAGGAAAACAAACCCTGCAAAACGGAATGGCTTGGTTTAACGGAGGGGCAACAGGTGCCACAAACAATGCTTTAAATAATGTTCCTTTAAATGGAGCAGCTCCTGCGAGTGGTGCATTATCAGCAGATATCAGTGTTACATATCCTTCAGGTGTAGAATGGATTCCTACAATTTTCCCAAGGATGTATGGTACATGGACTCAATTATCAAGATACGATAATATGAGCGGTGCAGCAGGAAAAGTGTCTTATACTGTAAATTTAAAAGATATCAGCGGAACAAAAGCTGCAAAAGCAAGCTTCCAGATTGCAGGTATTACCAAATTGGCAGGACAGTCTACTGTTGTAAAAGTTATCGGATACTGCGGTGCAAATCAGATAACTCCGAAAATGAATTATGCTTATAATTCAACTCCGGCGCTGAATAATCAGTTGAGAAGATACACCATTGACGCTTCTACAGGAACCGCAACGGGAACTCAGCCTTATTTGGATATTACAGATTTTGCAACGGTGAATGTAGATTTTGAAAAACCTGTTGAAAAAATTGTGATAGAATGGACGATTGACAGAAGTCCGGTATTCAGTAAAGTTGATTACCTTTATATTGGTGATATGTCATTTGTTTGCGATAATCCGATTGAGCCGGTTCCGGACAACATCAATATTATTGCTTCCTATATTGAGAATCAGCTGCCAACTTGTGAGGATGCAACGTTAAAATTAAATATTAAAAATAATAACTGTTCATCTAAAACAATTGATATTAATAATGTTCTGCCGGCAGGATTGCAATATGTAGCAAACAGTTATGTAGGCCTTGGAACTGAAGCTCCAACGTATGCAGGTCAGAATTTCTTATTAAATGATCTAACGGTACCTTCAGGAAACTCCTATATTTATATACAGGTGAGACCATCAGGAGCCGGAACCTACGCTACACACTTCAATTTTACAGTTGATGGCGGAATAAACAATCCGAATCCTTACAGAAGTGATGACGACAGCGGAGCTGCGGGATACCAGGATACAAGCATTACGTACACTGCTTCTACGGCAATTGTGAAACCAACGGTAACAAAATCTGTGGACAGATGTTTCGGAACAACCTCAACAGAGCTGGAATACACGGTTAATATTACAAATAATGATACTAATCCTATTACCAATGTTGAGTTTACAGATAATCTGGACGCAGCACAGACTTATATCGCAGGTTCTTTAATACAAACCAATTTTACAGCAAACGGAACGGCGGTATTTGACGGAGATCAGGTTTATATATCAGGAATGAGCATCGCAGCAGGACAAACAGCTGTGGTTAAATTTAAAGTGAATACCAATACTTCGGCTGCAATAGCTTATACAGATGTAGACGGTAGCAAGTATTTCAATAATCTGGCTTCTGTTGTCGTAAATCCTCAGTCACAGTGCGGAGCTTCGAATTCAGTATCTTCCAATTTATTGAAAGTTCTGGCGTGTACTTTCTGTACAAAAGACCCGAATACATCTCCTGCTGATTTGTTCACTAAAATTGGTATCACTATTCAGACAAAACAAAACGGATGGCCGGAAAATCTTCCTAATGGTGCCGTGGCACTGGAATCCAAAACAAGAGGATTTGTTATTACCCGTTCTCAGAGTTCCGCTATTGTAAATCCTGTAGAAGGTATGCTGATGTATGACACAGTGGATAAATGTATGAAGCTTTACAATGGAACAAGCTGGAACTGCATCGTTAGAAGCTGTAATGAATAA
- a CDS encoding FAD-dependent oxidoreductase → MGSNDFVDLGGQWIGKGHDQMYKLVAEAGLQTFPTYTYGKNILRLDGKNSSYKGETLPLGLFALLSALKLMYVFDRKSSKISLENPWLMENTYEMDNRSIGNWIEETISNKKARILIKRTAEAMLCKM, encoded by the coding sequence ATTGGTTCGAATGATTTTGTTGACTTGGGTGGACAGTGGATAGGCAAAGGTCACGATCAAATGTATAAACTTGTGGCAGAAGCAGGATTGCAGACTTTTCCAACCTATACTTATGGGAAAAATATATTGCGGTTAGATGGAAAAAATAGCTCATACAAAGGAGAAACACTTCCATTGGGCTTGTTTGCCTTATTATCAGCACTAAAACTTATGTATGTTTTTGACCGAAAATCATCGAAGATTTCCTTAGAAAACCCCTGGCTTATGGAAAATACATATGAAATGGATAATCGGAGTATAGGAAATTGGATTGAAGAAACAATTTCAAACAAAAAGGCAAGAATTCTGATAAAAAGAACAGCTGAAGCAATGCTATGCAAAATGTAA